The following proteins are encoded in a genomic region of Thermococcus pacificus:
- a CDS encoding preprotein translocase subunit SecD yields the protein MKKRTKKLLFNWRIILLILFLVGSIATLALKPLTFGIDISGGVALVAQTEHPVDSDTMQLVVDSLQKRLNTLGVRDITIEAQGNQIVLVKVANVSTEEQANQIKAVIENQGVFYMEFNGEIFGTGKDVEYVGIYQIKSDNSWAVPFRISKAAAEKFAKLAEGKPGWPVDMFLDPPVNSLMVVPDNIYRLMNSTEFNAQAPNAPTLLERITKAFNITVVTYANQSAEEIAKLAQGKDKIVLINVPQELQTELENMNLTVRYIPGEPGVSDRQIIIKALGLYGPYSLGEGLASGQPQQDVQITGSAPDRLTAEREASTIYTVLKSGSLPVKLNVVGMEFISPRLGENFKTQALYAGLAALMTVLIIIYYHYRNWKIAIPVASTSLFEVIIILGFAALINWNLDLPSIAGIIAAIGTGVDQQVVITDELLSGERSERITRRASVLKRMGRAFFVIFASAATTIAAMSFLLVYFVGTLKGFAFTTILGVLIGILITRPAYAEIAKYLLGED from the coding sequence ATGAAAAAGAGAACCAAAAAGCTCCTTTTCAACTGGAGGATCATACTGCTCATCCTGTTCCTCGTCGGCTCAATAGCCACCCTCGCGCTCAAACCGCTGACCTTTGGAATAGACATCTCCGGCGGTGTCGCCCTCGTTGCGCAGACCGAGCACCCCGTCGACAGCGACACGATGCAGCTCGTCGTTGATTCGCTTCAGAAGAGGCTGAACACCCTCGGAGTGAGGGACATAACCATCGAGGCTCAGGGGAACCAGATAGTCCTTGTGAAGGTCGCTAACGTCAGTACCGAAGAACAGGCCAACCAGATAAAGGCCGTGATAGAGAACCAGGGCGTTTTCTACATGGAGTTCAACGGCGAGATATTCGGCACCGGTAAAGACGTCGAGTACGTTGGGATCTACCAGATAAAGTCCGACAACAGCTGGGCCGTCCCGTTCAGGATTTCTAAGGCCGCCGCCGAGAAGTTCGCGAAGCTTGCCGAGGGGAAGCCCGGCTGGCCGGTTGACATGTTCCTTGATCCCCCCGTCAACTCCCTCATGGTGGTTCCGGACAACATCTACAGACTCATGAACAGCACCGAGTTCAATGCCCAAGCCCCCAACGCCCCGACCCTGCTGGAGAGGATTACCAAAGCGTTCAACATAACGGTCGTCACCTACGCCAACCAGAGCGCGGAGGAGATAGCTAAGCTCGCTCAGGGTAAGGACAAGATAGTTCTCATCAACGTTCCACAGGAGCTCCAGACCGAGCTTGAGAACATGAACCTCACCGTCCGCTACATCCCCGGTGAACCTGGCGTGAGCGACCGCCAGATTATCATTAAGGCCCTCGGCCTCTACGGTCCCTACTCGCTCGGCGAGGGTCTCGCCTCCGGCCAGCCCCAGCAAGACGTCCAGATCACAGGAAGTGCCCCCGACAGGCTGACCGCCGAGCGGGAGGCCAGCACGATATACACCGTCCTCAAGAGCGGTTCGCTCCCGGTCAAGCTCAACGTCGTTGGAATGGAGTTCATCTCCCCGCGTCTCGGGGAGAACTTCAAAACCCAGGCCCTCTACGCTGGACTTGCGGCGCTCATGACGGTGCTCATCATAATCTACTACCACTACCGGAACTGGAAGATAGCTATCCCGGTGGCGAGCACCAGCCTCTTTGAGGTTATCATAATCCTCGGCTTTGCGGCACTGATCAACTGGAACCTCGACCTCCCGAGCATCGCGGGTATCATAGCGGCTATAGGTACGGGCGTTGACCAGCAGGTCGTCATAACCGACGAGCTCCTCAGCGGTGAGAGGAGCGAAAGAATAACCAGGCGCGCCAGCGTGCTGAAGAGGATGGGGAGGGCGTTCTTCGTAATATTCGCCTCTGCAGCGACCACAATCGCGGCCATGAGCTTCCTGCTGGTGTACTTCGTCGGAACGCTCAAGGGCTTTGCATTCACGACAATACTGGGCGTCCTCATTGGAATACTCATCACCAGGCCGGCCTACGCCGAGATAGCCAAATACCTACTCGGTGAGGACTGA
- a CDS encoding V-type ATP synthase subunit E: MEGAELIIQEINREAERKIQYILSEAREEAEKIKAEARKRAEAKAEWILRKARTQAEIEKQRIIANARLEVRKKRLQIQEELIREVIKALRERLSELPEEEYFPMLVDLAASAVKELGAESVVVRSNERTLKLLSERLDEFRKELAEKLDGEVEISLGEPINTIGGLVVETLDGSVRVDNTFEARIERFEGELRAEIAKALFG; the protein is encoded by the coding sequence ATGGAAGGGGCAGAGCTTATCATTCAGGAAATAAACAGGGAAGCCGAGCGGAAGATACAGTACATACTCAGCGAGGCCAGGGAGGAGGCCGAGAAGATTAAGGCCGAGGCCAGAAAGAGGGCCGAGGCAAAGGCGGAGTGGATACTCAGGAAGGCCAGAACGCAGGCGGAGATAGAGAAACAGAGGATAATCGCCAACGCCCGTCTCGAGGTCAGAAAGAAGCGCCTTCAGATCCAGGAAGAACTCATTAGGGAGGTCATAAAGGCCCTCCGCGAGAGGCTTTCTGAACTTCCGGAGGAGGAATATTTCCCGATGCTCGTTGACCTCGCCGCCAGTGCCGTCAAGGAGCTCGGCGCCGAGAGCGTCGTCGTCCGCTCCAACGAGAGAACCCTCAAGTTGCTCTCCGAGAGGCTCGATGAGTTCAGAAAGGAGCTGGCAGAGAAGCTCGATGGGGAAGTTGAGATAAGCCTCGGCGAGCCGATAAACACCATTGGCGGACTCGTCGTCGAGACCCTGGATGGGAGCGTCAGGGTGGACAACACCTTCGAGGCGAGGATAGAGAGGTTTGAGGGCGAGCTCAGGGCCGAGATAGCCAAGGCTCTCTTCGGGTGA
- a CDS encoding protein translocase subunit SecF: MSKPKIKEKPTASDAVRARKRKSLSFLAQMEYRKMILYPLVVFLVALIILAVHFPRLGIDLRGGVVVTAYGVSANPDQLAKDLSGKLGVEVRVESFTGVDNKGVRIYAPVGTDPTGIIRIMKEMYPDAEYTHSEVQPTFGEISQKQGLRAVALAFVAMAVVVFLFFRDPVPSMTIIFSALSDMTIALALMGLFGIELTTATIAALLMLIGYTVDSNILLTTKLLKRKEDTVDKAYLSAVSTGFTMSTTTLGALLVLWIISTSQTIDNIAIVLIFGLLADFMNTWVLNAGVLKWYISKNPRGGSA; this comes from the coding sequence ATGTCGAAGCCCAAGATCAAGGAGAAGCCCACGGCCAGTGATGCCGTCAGGGCAAGAAAACGGAAGAGCTTGAGCTTTCTGGCTCAGATGGAATACAGGAAGATGATTTTGTACCCACTGGTGGTATTTCTGGTGGCTCTTATCATTCTCGCGGTTCACTTCCCCAGGCTGGGGATAGACCTGCGCGGCGGTGTGGTCGTTACAGCCTACGGCGTCAGCGCCAATCCCGACCAGCTGGCCAAGGATCTCAGCGGAAAGCTTGGGGTCGAGGTCAGAGTGGAGAGCTTTACAGGAGTTGACAACAAGGGCGTCAGGATCTACGCACCCGTCGGCACCGATCCAACTGGGATAATCAGGATCATGAAGGAGATGTACCCTGATGCTGAATACACCCACAGTGAGGTCCAGCCCACCTTTGGAGAGATATCCCAGAAGCAGGGCCTCAGGGCCGTAGCACTGGCTTTCGTGGCAATGGCGGTGGTGGTCTTCCTGTTCTTCAGGGACCCGGTTCCGTCAATGACGATAATATTCTCCGCCCTCTCGGACATGACAATCGCCCTGGCACTCATGGGGCTCTTCGGGATCGAGCTGACCACCGCGACGATAGCTGCGCTGCTGATGCTCATAGGTTACACCGTTGACAGCAACATACTCCTCACCACAAAGCTCCTCAAGAGAAAGGAAGACACCGTCGACAAAGCCTACCTATCCGCGGTCTCGACGGGATTCACAATGAGCACGACCACCCTCGGTGCGCTCCTCGTCCTGTGGATCATCTCCACCAGTCAGACCATCGACAACATAGCCATAGTCCTCATCTTCGGTCTGCTGGCTGATTTCATGAATACGTGGGTGCTCAACGCAGGCGTGCTCAAGTGGTACATCTCAAAGAACCCAAGGGGTGGTAGCGCATGA
- a CDS encoding V-type ATP synthase subunit K (produces ATP from ADP in the presence of a proton gradient across the membrane; the K subunit is a nonenzymatic component which binds the dimeric form by interacting with the G and E subunits), which produces MDPIVYVSLGAALAAGIAGIASAFGVSAAGAAAAGAVAEDEKNFRNALILEGLPMTQSIYGLITLFLILMSAGIIGGGFKFADPNNMDNIVKSVILFSAGLVVGLTSLSAIPQGIIAGASIGAVAKNPKTFTQGIIFAAMAETMAIFGLVGALIMIATGVGF; this is translated from the coding sequence ATGGACCCGATAGTTTACGTATCCCTTGGAGCCGCCCTCGCGGCGGGAATAGCAGGTATAGCTTCGGCGTTTGGTGTAAGTGCAGCAGGTGCAGCAGCGGCAGGAGCTGTGGCTGAGGACGAGAAGAACTTCAGGAACGCCCTCATTCTTGAGGGCCTGCCCATGACCCAGAGCATCTACGGACTCATCACCCTGTTCCTGATACTCATGAGCGCTGGGATCATTGGCGGTGGCTTTAAGTTCGCCGACCCGAACAACATGGACAACATCGTTAAAAGCGTCATACTCTTCAGTGCCGGCCTCGTAGTCGGCCTCACCAGCCTCTCGGCCATACCGCAGGGTATCATAGCCGGAGCCAGCATCGGTGCCGTCGCCAAGAACCCGAAGACCTTCACCCAGGGAATCATATTCGCCGCTATGGCCGAGACCATGGCCATCTTCGGTCTCGTCGGTGCCCTTATCATGATAGCCACCGGCGTTGGCTTCTGA
- a CDS encoding V-type ATP synthase subunit I, with product MFRPEEMVKIEVITLNRYKDSLLTYLHENGAVEIRELDVKTAQKDSPNEYHRKAASYSITISRLVDFLKAYRRSTGGGIKEFIFPQERVKKKYLYEGIEKLIKDVESFLAQVEPEIKAVEGKITSTQTEIERIKGEIAVLELLTSLNIDVSYLRSTDMLEIVVGTVDRDRFRPLMEEILKATGRRAVVVSKDFKDKILAVFVFLKSDYEKANPILAKYSLERIEIPEGKGTPKELIREYEEKLRAKEEELESAKKDAEMLAEKYYDDVVFYQELMENERDKSTALPMLARTNMTFAMTGWLPRSEVPKVLEGIKKITEGKAYINIREPSEDELDDVPIKLKNPGWARPFEMLTQMYGVPKYNEIDPTPIIAFTYSFFFGFMLTDFLYGLIVGIVAALLVKGHKKFNDGTYKFSYTLLWSSFFTMAMGALFGSFFGNALDIAGAALTGNPDFQMWRIADPLRDPMFVLMLALAVGLAHLFLGYTIGFVVKWKNGDKKGALFDQLPWMLVILAIALFATGKDVPAFVNSAKALFGIGLVIFAIGEILNNGGLAALMIISDFFGFVGNWLSYARLMALALATSGIAIVINVLVQMVWGIKFLYIGPIIGVILFFGGHLFSTAINALGAFVHSLRLHYVEFFGTFYSGEGKPFEPFKSRREVSEVTLKVENA from the coding sequence ATGTTCAGGCCCGAAGAGATGGTAAAGATTGAGGTCATCACGCTCAACCGCTACAAGGACAGCCTCCTCACGTATCTCCACGAGAACGGAGCGGTGGAGATAAGGGAGCTGGACGTCAAGACAGCTCAGAAGGACTCCCCCAACGAGTACCACAGGAAAGCGGCATCGTACAGCATAACCATTTCGAGGCTGGTCGACTTTCTCAAGGCCTACAGGAGGAGCACCGGAGGAGGCATAAAGGAGTTCATCTTCCCCCAGGAGAGAGTCAAGAAGAAGTACCTCTACGAGGGCATCGAGAAGCTCATAAAGGACGTCGAGAGCTTTCTGGCTCAAGTCGAGCCAGAGATAAAGGCAGTTGAAGGCAAGATAACCTCCACCCAGACTGAAATAGAGAGGATAAAAGGCGAGATAGCCGTCCTCGAACTCCTGACATCACTCAACATCGATGTTTCTTACCTCAGATCCACCGACATGCTCGAGATAGTCGTTGGGACCGTTGACAGAGACAGGTTCAGGCCTCTAATGGAGGAAATCCTGAAGGCCACAGGGAGAAGGGCTGTAGTCGTCTCCAAGGACTTCAAGGATAAAATTCTGGCAGTCTTCGTCTTCCTCAAGTCCGACTACGAGAAGGCCAACCCAATACTCGCTAAGTACTCCCTCGAGAGGATTGAGATTCCAGAGGGGAAGGGAACCCCGAAGGAACTCATCCGCGAGTACGAGGAGAAGCTCAGGGCAAAGGAGGAAGAGCTCGAGAGCGCCAAGAAGGACGCCGAGATGCTGGCAGAGAAATACTACGATGACGTCGTCTTCTACCAGGAGCTTATGGAGAACGAGCGCGATAAGTCAACCGCCCTTCCGATGCTCGCGAGGACCAATATGACCTTTGCCATGACCGGCTGGCTCCCGAGGAGCGAGGTTCCAAAGGTTCTCGAGGGCATCAAAAAGATTACAGAGGGCAAAGCCTACATCAACATCCGCGAGCCGAGTGAGGATGAACTCGACGACGTCCCGATAAAGCTCAAGAACCCTGGCTGGGCCAGGCCCTTCGAGATGCTCACCCAGATGTACGGCGTTCCGAAGTACAACGAGATTGACCCGACGCCGATAATAGCGTTCACCTATTCGTTCTTCTTCGGCTTCATGCTCACTGACTTCCTCTACGGTCTCATCGTTGGAATAGTTGCCGCACTACTGGTCAAAGGACACAAGAAGTTCAACGATGGAACCTACAAGTTTTCCTACACGCTCCTCTGGAGCTCGTTCTTCACCATGGCCATGGGTGCCCTCTTCGGCAGCTTCTTCGGGAACGCGCTGGACATAGCGGGCGCGGCCCTGACAGGGAATCCAGACTTCCAGATGTGGCGCATAGCTGACCCACTCAGAGACCCGATGTTCGTCCTCATGCTTGCCCTGGCCGTTGGTCTCGCCCACCTGTTCCTGGGGTATACCATCGGCTTCGTTGTCAAGTGGAAGAACGGCGACAAGAAGGGAGCTCTCTTCGATCAGCTTCCATGGATGCTCGTAATACTTGCAATAGCCCTGTTTGCAACAGGAAAGGACGTCCCGGCCTTCGTTAACTCCGCCAAGGCACTCTTCGGAATCGGCCTCGTGATCTTCGCCATCGGTGAGATATTGAACAACGGCGGACTAGCGGCCCTGATGATAATCTCGGACTTCTTCGGTTTCGTGGGGAACTGGCTCAGCTACGCCCGTTTAATGGCCCTTGCACTGGCGACCAGCGGAATAGCGATTGTCATCAACGTCCTGGTTCAGATGGTCTGGGGAATCAAGTTCCTTTACATAGGCCCAATAATTGGCGTGATTTTGTTCTTTGGAGGGCACCTGTTCTCCACAGCCATCAACGCCCTTGGTGCCTTCGTTCACTCTCTCCGCCTTCACTACGTGGAGTTCTTTGGCACCTTCTACTCCGGGGAGGGGAAGCCCTTCGAGCCCTTCAAGTCCCGGAGGGAGGTGTCGGAGGTAACGCTTAAGGTTGAAAACGCATGA
- the speD gene encoding adenosylmethionine decarboxylase, with amino-acid sequence METIGFHYVVEAAGCDPEVLSNADKIRQIFLEAAKVSNMEVKSSYFFRFSPTGVSGVVIVAESHISVHTWPEKGYAALDVYTCGTKADPEKAVDYILEKFRAKYAHVSEIKRGIEEDDETYTHMIMTWEEALRKNGNGQ; translated from the coding sequence ATAGAGACGATCGGGTTTCACTACGTTGTTGAGGCGGCCGGTTGCGATCCCGAGGTTCTCAGTAACGCTGACAAGATAAGACAGATATTCCTCGAGGCAGCGAAGGTAAGCAACATGGAGGTCAAATCGAGCTATTTCTTCAGGTTCTCGCCGACCGGAGTGAGCGGCGTCGTAATCGTCGCGGAGAGCCACATCTCGGTTCACACCTGGCCGGAGAAGGGCTATGCCGCTCTGGACGTTTACACCTGCGGCACCAAGGCAGACCCGGAAAAGGCCGTCGATTACATACTCGAGAAGTTCAGGGCCAAGTACGCCCACGTCAGCGAGATAAAGCGCGGAATCGAGGAAGACGACGAGACCTACACCCACATGATAATGACGTGGGAAGAGGCCCTGAGAAAGAACGGAAACGGGCAGTGA
- a CDS encoding V-type ATP synthase subunit H — MEDVIKQIVDAEKEAEERIEKAKEEAKEIVLKAREEAKLIEKEVIEDAEKQARILIEKARLEGEDEAKKILEEGEREIDELKVKATNNLERAISAGIALVRGS, encoded by the coding sequence ATGGAGGACGTCATCAAACAGATTGTTGACGCTGAAAAAGAGGCCGAAGAACGCATCGAGAAGGCCAAAGAGGAAGCCAAAGAGATAGTTCTCAAGGCCCGCGAGGAGGCCAAGCTCATCGAGAAAGAAGTCATCGAGGACGCTGAGAAGCAGGCCCGGATCCTCATTGAGAAGGCCCGCCTTGAGGGTGAGGACGAGGCGAAGAAGATTCTCGAAGAGGGTGAGAGAGAAATAGATGAGCTCAAGGTGAAGGCCACCAACAACCTTGAGAGAGCCATTTCTGCAGGCATAGCACTCGTGAGAGGGAGCTGA
- a CDS encoding KaiC domain-containing protein: MIKRVKTGIPGMDEILHGGIPERNVVLLSGGPGTGKSIFSQQFLWNGLQMGEPGIYVALEEHPVQVRQNMAQFGWDVRKYEEEGLFAMVDAFTAGIGKSKEYEKYIVHDLTDIREFIDVLRTAVKDIGAKRLVVDSVTTLYINKPAMARSIVMQLKRVLAGLGVTSIFVSQISVGERGFGGPGVEHGVDGIIRLDLDEIDGELKRSLIVWKMRGTSHSMRRHPFEITDRGIIVHHDKVLKRGGIVETE; this comes from the coding sequence ATGATCAAGAGAGTGAAGACGGGAATTCCAGGGATGGACGAGATACTCCACGGAGGAATCCCGGAGCGAAACGTTGTCCTGCTCAGCGGCGGTCCCGGAACGGGAAAGAGCATATTCTCACAGCAGTTCCTGTGGAACGGCCTCCAGATGGGTGAGCCCGGAATATACGTGGCCCTTGAAGAGCACCCAGTTCAGGTCAGACAGAACATGGCCCAGTTCGGCTGGGACGTCAGGAAGTACGAGGAAGAGGGACTCTTCGCTATGGTTGATGCATTCACAGCGGGAATCGGCAAGAGCAAGGAGTACGAGAAGTACATAGTCCACGACCTCACTGACATTAGGGAGTTCATAGACGTTCTAAGGACGGCCGTGAAGGACATTGGAGCTAAAAGGCTCGTCGTTGACTCTGTAACGACCCTCTACATAAACAAGCCCGCCATGGCGAGGAGCATAGTCATGCAGTTAAAGAGGGTTCTCGCTGGACTTGGCGTCACGAGCATCTTCGTCAGTCAGATAAGCGTTGGCGAGCGTGGTTTCGGCGGGCCCGGAGTTGAGCACGGCGTCGACGGCATAATCCGCCTCGACCTCGACGAGATAGACGGCGAACTCAAGCGCTCGCTCATAGTCTGGAAGATGCGCGGGACGAGCCACAGCATGAGGAGGCACCCCTTTGAGATAACTGACAGGGGGATAATCGTCCACCACGACAAGGTCCTGAAGAGAGGGGGAATTGTCGAAACCGAGTGA
- a CDS encoding potassium channel family protein, producing MFVVIMGAGRVGFLVAKMLEEDGHDVTIIEMNKERAKELSLLINGLVIEGDATDPKTLEEANIKQADAFAALTGKDDANLLACILAKHLNPKIRTSLRIGNPKNRKIFEEVTDLKRYFDFVISPEEIAAEYISRNIVTPGFDRVLFPKEGAEIVRFNIDDNSDVAGKLVKDLKLPKDALIIAIYDEKGNLIIPSGDTKLPEKGQVIVFAKNNALEGVKGLLERKKHDNES from the coding sequence ATGTTCGTCGTGATAATGGGTGCCGGGAGGGTCGGCTTCCTCGTTGCCAAAATGCTCGAGGAGGACGGCCACGACGTCACCATAATCGAGATGAACAAAGAAAGAGCGAAGGAGCTCTCCCTCCTCATAAACGGCCTTGTAATAGAGGGCGATGCCACAGACCCAAAAACCCTTGAGGAGGCCAACATCAAGCAGGCTGACGCCTTCGCCGCTTTAACTGGTAAGGACGATGCCAACCTGCTCGCCTGCATACTGGCGAAGCACCTGAACCCGAAGATAAGAACCTCCCTCAGGATAGGCAATCCCAAGAACCGGAAGATATTCGAGGAGGTAACCGACCTCAAGAGGTACTTCGACTTCGTCATCTCCCCCGAGGAGATAGCCGCAGAGTACATAAGCAGAAACATCGTAACACCTGGCTTCGACAGGGTGCTCTTCCCGAAGGAAGGGGCAGAGATAGTCCGCTTCAACATCGACGATAACAGTGATGTGGCCGGAAAGCTCGTGAAGGATTTGAAGCTGCCCAAGGACGCCCTCATTATAGCCATTTACGACGAGAAGGGCAACCTGATAATTCCGTCTGGGGATACGAAGCTCCCCGAGAAGGGCCAGGTTATCGTCTTCGCCAAGAACAACGCTCTGGAGGGCGTGAAGGGTCTTCTCGAGAGGAAAAAACACGACAATGAAAGTTAA
- a CDS encoding PUA domain-containing protein, whose amino-acid sequence MERELKYRRASAWEYDLILREAEKYGELRHHTFAVVEGRFRDVYAVNERVWREIEGLKMKPYAYGTFVGTIKVDKNLVEKFYPNVEFFYFVDVQKNYAVLTPKAGFLFTTGKDVPRSGVRSYNWQGTKKLVIYDENGIILGIGRINPESRKKFILNVTDIGEFIRRNR is encoded by the coding sequence ATGGAGCGAGAACTTAAATACCGCCGCGCCTCTGCCTGGGAGTACGACCTAATCCTCCGTGAGGCTGAGAAGTACGGCGAGCTTAGACACCACACCTTCGCGGTGGTTGAGGGCCGCTTTAGGGACGTCTACGCGGTGAACGAGAGGGTCTGGCGGGAGATAGAGGGCCTCAAAATGAAGCCCTACGCCTACGGCACCTTCGTCGGCACGATAAAGGTGGATAAGAATCTGGTGGAGAAGTTCTACCCCAACGTTGAGTTCTTCTACTTTGTTGATGTTCAGAAGAACTACGCAGTCCTAACTCCCAAGGCGGGCTTTCTTTTCACAACCGGAAAGGACGTCCCGAGAAGCGGCGTGCGCTCTTACAACTGGCAGGGCACCAAGAAGCTCGTAATCTACGACGAGAACGGTATAATCCTCGGCATAGGTAGAATAAACCCCGAGAGCAGGAAAAAGTTCATTCTGAACGTCACCGACATCGGAGAGTTCATCCGGAGGAACCGCTGA